The following are encoded together in the Wolbachia endosymbiont (group E) of Neria commutata genome:
- a CDS encoding ribonuclease HII, with amino-acid sequence MTYPDFTLENRLSGIIAGVDEVGRGPLAGPVMSAAVVFTDRSIIIDGINDSKKLTPKFREILYEKIISVAKFCVGIASVEEINAYNILKAMKLSMERALINLNLELDYVLVDGNQPPEVKWQVQSIVNGDNLSTSIAAASIIAKVTRDRFMQELHDKHPEYNWHKNKGYGTKEHINAINLYGITEHHRKNFAPVSLFCRRIA; translated from the coding sequence ATGACATACCCAGATTTTACATTAGAAAATAGATTATCCGGAATTATAGCAGGAGTGGATGAAGTTGGTAGAGGTCCGCTAGCTGGTCCAGTAATGTCTGCAGCTGTGGTGTTTACAGATAGAAGTATAATTATCGATGGAATTAACGACTCGAAAAAATTGACTCCTAAATTTAGAGAAATTCTATATGAAAAAATAATATCTGTTGCAAAATTTTGTGTAGGAATAGCAAGTGTGGAGGAAATAAATGCGTATAATATCTTAAAAGCAATGAAACTTTCAATGGAACGTGCGTTGATAAATCTGAATCTAGAGCTTGATTATGTTTTGGTGGATGGCAATCAACCACCTGAAGTAAAATGGCAGGTACAGTCCATAGTAAACGGCGATAATTTGAGTACATCAATTGCAGCAGCTTCAATAATTGCAAAAGTAACCAGAGATCGATTTATGCAAGAGCTACATGATAAACACCCTGAATATAATTGGCATAAAAATAAGGGGTATGGAACAAAAGAACACATTAATGCCATTAATCTTTATGGTATCACAGAACATCATAGGAAAAATTTTGCACCTGTTTCCCTTTTTTGCCGTCGAATTGCGTGA